GCTACTCACTATCGCTCAATTCGTAGATGACCCTCTGTGACCGGGAGTCGATGTAGAAGGGTACTTTGGACACGCTTCGGAGTACCGGCGTGGTTGCGTTCAGGGCGATCCGGATGCAATCGCGTTTGAGGCCGATCAACATGTCAGGCCTCACACGGCGCATGGGAGAAATTCCGAGTGCGTCGATGACTGATCGAGCGGTATCCCGGTCCTGGCTGCGGGGGTTTAGCTCGGGGCCAGAGTGTCTcacaactcacttgctcGCGACACcggtcgaagagggtgagaagaCCAAGCTGAGTAACCTTCTCACATGGTCAGTCCacgcatcctcctccatcagcCCGTTATCACAGTCGGCGAAGCTTCGGACGAGCTCGTGAAGCGTTCGCTCGGTGGGAGAGGAGTCGGGGGGCTATACAACGACGGTGGGTCAGTGCGGTCTCGCGGTGCAGCAGATACGATCGTTTAGAGAGGTGGACAGACCACTCACCGGTTCATCGCCCCCCAAAATTGCTATCCACGTGTCGACTGCTATGGAAGTAGAGCAACCAGACTGTTGTATCCCTAGCAGGCGTCGCTGCTCGCACTCCTGGCTGACACTAGCCCACTCAACCCCAACGCGTGTGCACTCGATGACCAACCACTGAGCTTGCGAATGTCGATCGTTGTAGGCGGATCCGGTGATTCGGGAGGATGACTGAGACGCGGTGTCAGAAGCCATCGGCAGCGTTTACGGAGTCAAGCAGTGTCGGAAGTCGCCCACGTTGATTGATACAAAGGAACAAAAGAGGATTTAACGTTGAATGACGCGGAACCCAATAACGGTAGGAACGAAGACTGGAGGGGTGACGGAATCAACTCGCGGCACACGGCAAAATACAACGGAATCAAATCGCTACCTTAAACGCTCCCCTATTTTAAGTCAAGAAGGGGGGTGTCGCTTTATCCCCTTTCGATTTATGTACACCCGTGGGGAAGGTGAGGTTACATCCATGCAGCGATACCATCGTGTCCATTTGTGCAAACCACGAGATCTGCATGGGCATTATGCGTCTAGCCGTCGTCTTGCTCACATGCATGCATGGCAGTGCAAGCTAGTTGACACGCAGACATGAGTCTAGGGGATGACAATCGCGCGACCAATATGTCACTTTCTCAACGCAGTACTGCGTCTGATCTAAGCTGAAACGCAATTGATGCCAACGATCTGACGTGACTTGAATCGTGCACCAGCCATGAACGAGCACGCGCATGAAACACATTATTATCATTATGATCTACTCATTTTAGACAACCGGCACCGACCCGCGCTAAGCCGTTGAATAACCGTTCTTGTTTCCTGACTGGAATCGCCAAAGATCCTCGCAcatctcctccaatcccCTGCGAGCGACGAACCCGAGCTCTTCTTGAGCGGATCTCGGGTCAGCCGTGAGATCGGGGACATCTCCAGATCTGCAAGGGATGTCAGCCAAGTTACGTCTACGGCTCagcaacaactcaccttcgtccAACGATCTCATATTGGAAGTCGAAGCCcgtcgccttcttcatctgattGATCATCTCCAGGACGGTGATGCCTTGTCCTCTGCCCAGGTTGAATGCTCGGAAGTAACCTTGTTTCTGCGTGTCAACGGATTTGAAAATACCGCCGGACTTGACAGAAGCGTCGAGGGCATCCAAGGCGAGGAGGTGGCCATCGGCGAGGTCCATGATGTGGAGGTAGTCTCGCAGGCATGTGCCATCTCTACGTGGGCGGGTCAGCGAGTGGAGGCGGTAACTGGAATAAGACATACCTCGTGGGGTAGTCGCTTCCGAACACCTTGAGGTCTGACGACAGTCTACCGGAGGCGATTTGAGCGAGAATCGGGAGGAGGTTTCCCGGTCGACCTTTCGGTTCTTCGCCTAGTCTTCCAGAGACGTGTGCGCCGGCGGGGCTAGGTGATCTGTCAGCGAAGCGTCCTTGATGGAACAAACActccactcacttgaagTACCTCACACTGATCGCTCTCAGACCATCCTCACCGGACTTGAGTGTCTCGGCTTTGCAGACAGCCTGAATCAGCCCTTCGACAATCGCTTTGGTGCTTCCGTACACCGATTCGGGTATGATGGCTGACGTTTCGGGAATGGGAGTGACTGC
This region of Kwoniella shandongensis chromosome 7, complete sequence genomic DNA includes:
- a CDS encoding UDP-glucose 4-epimerase GalE — protein: MTQTQTQPLKRVLVTGGLGYIGSHVVLSLLLSGRYLPIVIDNGHNGYPEALKRCAEIAEKKLGSNAPKPLYHSGDIRKAEDVSAVFQEYSSFGGIWGVIHLAALKAVGESAEIPLEYYDVNVGGSVTLLQVMKQFNVKHLVFSSSATVYGTPAVTPIPETSAIIPESVYGSTKAIVEGLIQAVCKAETLKSGEDGLRAISVRYFKSPSPAGAHVSGRLGEEPKGRPGNLLPILAQIASGRLSSDLKVFGSDYPTRDGTCLRDYLHIMDLADGHLLALDALDASVKSGGIFKSVDTQKQGYFRAFNLGRGQGITVLEMINQMKKATGFDFQYEIVGRRSGDVPDLTADPRSAQEELGFVARRGLEEMCEDLWRFQSGNKNGYSTA